A genomic window from Silene latifolia isolate original U9 population chromosome 11, ASM4854445v1, whole genome shotgun sequence includes:
- the LOC141612932 gene encoding uncharacterized protein LOC141612932, with protein sequence MPEQINNSDQPFSQLTASLFDGSDFLSWKQDILMALATKNKDGFINGVLVTPAATDKKYHQHIRCDLMVLKWILNSIDKPLHDNLKYIRTAKGLWDEIMERYGHSNSIEIYQLTQELNSTSQSNSSLIEYYSKMKHLWETLDSLDPVPNCSCGKLAGCTCTLLKRMHAHDQHAKLIKFLMGLNAGYDTV encoded by the coding sequence ATGCCTGAACAAATCAACAATTCGGATCAACCCTTTTCTCAGCTTACTGCATCATTGTTTGATGGTTCTGATTTCCTTAGCTGGAAACAGGACATCCTCATGGCCTTAGCCACAAAGAATAAAGACGGTTTTATCAATGGGGTTCTGGTCACGCCAGCAGCTACAGATAAGAAGTATCATCAGCATATCCGGTGTGATCTCATGGTGCTCAAATGGATTCTCAACTCCATCGACAAGCCTCTTCATGACAATCTGAAGTATATCAGGACTGCCAAGGGGTTATGGGATGAGATAATGGAAAGGTATGGTCACTCAAACTCCATTGAAATTTATCAACTAACGCAAGAATTGAATTCCACCTCTCAATCAAATTCATCTCTTATTGAATATTATAGCAAGATGAAACATTTGTGGGAGACCTTGGACAGTTTGGATCCTGTACCAAATTGTTCATGTGGCAAACTTGCAGGTTGTACATGTACCCTACTTAAAAgaatgcatgctcatgatcaacaTGCTAAGTTGATCAAGTTCTTGATGGGTCTTAATGCTGGATATGATACTGTTTGA
- the LOC141612933 gene encoding uncharacterized protein LOC141612933: MEQNTPLMAKKIWNVLRVAFYMLRKGICKRKILMDLNLVMKRGKIARKAFQNIMFHNHHDSSSEASLDGQFKPQGGEYEFSCSNTPLYRHYFNNKKSKNQHSKNFSFEDMDNIEGVNNMFDMMMLSSNEDMAKSPALPGLGPGLGLGLNSRAKQIRVTDSPFPTQNGEDGKHVDVAADEFIKNFYSQLKQQKYY; the protein is encoded by the coding sequence ATGGAGCAAAATACACCATTGATGGCCAAGAAGATATGGAATGTATTAAGGGTGGCTTTCTATATGCTAAGGAAAGGCATATGCAAGAGGAAGATACTCATGGACCTTAACTTGGTGATGAAGAGAGGAAAGATTGCAAGAAAAGCCTTCCAAAACATTATGTTCCACAACCACCATGACTCGAGTTCTGAAGCAAGCTTAGATGGCCAATTTAAGCCACAaggtggtgagtatgagttcagTTGTAGCAACACGCCCCTATACCGCCATTACTTCAATAACAAGAAGAGTAAAAACCAACATAGCAAAAACTTCTCTTTTGAAGATATGGATAACATTGAAGGTGTAAACAACATGTTTGATATGATGATGTTGTCTAGCAATGAAGATATGGCTAAGTCACCTGCCTTACCAGGGTTAGGGCccgggttagggttagggttgaACTCGAGAGCTAAGCAAATTAGGGTTACGGATTCTCCGTTTCCTACACAAAATGGGGAGGATGGTAAGCATGTTGATGTTGCTGCTGATGAGTTCATTAAGAACTTTTACTCTCAACTCAAGCAACAAAAATACTACTAG